The sequence below is a genomic window from Silene latifolia isolate original U9 population unplaced genomic scaffold, ASM4854445v1 scaffold_20.1, whole genome shotgun sequence.
TTCAATTGAGGCAAAGTGTACTGTTCATAGTTTCAAGAGTTATACTGAGCTTGATTTTATTGGAACGACGATTTCTTCTGTCGTTTTGAGTATAATTCTGCGACCGGAGCATTCACGCCTAATCGCGTCGCCACGTCTGTACTAATTCGGATGGTTGAAACCGAATTGTGATAATAATTTCATTGAAATATTAGCTAAGATGGGTTGGAGGATGAATTTTGCgctagttaatattattattattataacatcaaCAATGTTTAATTTGCTAATGGACTATCCATTTCTCTCCAATGATCATATAATAATGTAGTTGCTCGCAAGGGTGGAGtatagtggttaaaacttgggtgaaattaTCAGAAGAATCAGGTTCAAGCCTCcccaagagcaaaatcttgtggagCATTCTTGGCCTGAGTCCCATGCTTAATAGACTTCGAGTCTGTCACCCTCGGGTGGCTTACCTGGTATACGTAgtttgcaggctatcacgtacaCCCAAGGGTTTATCCAGTGCGCACCGAAGGTAGCGGCTACGGATTCGCTCGTCAAAAAgaaaacggaaaattcacgtggtaccctcgaactttgccatttttcacgtggtaccctactttttaagtttgtgtacatgataTCCTTGAAATTTGAATTTCAAGCGCAACATGCCctatttatcgtttttaaaattttcaattgagcataaattatagatcagaaatcggaattgactaatttttttttttcaaattgattaactcttcgagatctataaattgataaaacgaaaatggtcattcggaaatttaagattcaagatatgtttgatttgagattttcgttaaaaaaaccctataaaatgtcagtcggcaattttttttctcaaaattgtagattatgacgagataatccatttaacaaaaaaaaattagacgATTCTGAATTTCGATCTAGGAattatgcgcaattgagtttttttaaaGCGACAAAAAGGATATGTTGTGCATGAAATTCAAACATAAAGGGtataatgtacacaaacttaaaaagttgaataccatgtgcaaaatgacaaagttcgagggtaccacgtgaatttttcgaAAAGAAAATAATGCGGTGTCCTcttattcatttatttttagCTTAAACATAGAACCGTTTGTTTgcaaaaacccaaataattcaaaTCAACAAAACCATCACTACTTTATCCCAAAGAACTTTGCCAATCACTTTTAATTTCCATCCGTTAGATCACCTCCTTCAAATCCTAAATCAACGGGAACAAACACGCTTTCTTACTCCACGTCATCGATCCGCACCAACCACTTTCCCCCAATCAGAACATTCTCctcttccctataaataccaccccacGCATTTCACTCTCATCCCAACCATCCCATTTCACAACTCTCTCATTTCCCTCTCAAAAAACACTTGAAACACTTAAAACCTCTCGTTTCCAATGGCACCAAAAACCGACAAAAAGCCGGCCGAGAAGAAACCCGCGGAGAAAGCCGTCGCAGCGGAGAAAGCCCCAGCCGAGAAGAAGCTGAAAGCCGGAAAGAAACTCCCAAAGGAAGCCGGAGCAGCAGCAGCTGGtgacaagaagaagaagagaaacaAGAAGAGTGTTGAAACCTACAAGATCTACATCTTCAAAGTTCTGAAGCAAGTTCATCCTGATATCGGAATATCGAGCAAGGCAATGAGCATCATGAACAGCTTCATCAACGACATCTTTGAGAAGCTTGCTCAGGAATCTTCTAAGCTTGCGAGGTACAACAAGAAGCCGACGATTACGTCGAGGGAGATTCAGACTGCTGTCAGACTTGTTCTTCCTGGTGAATTGGCTAAGCATGCTGTTTCTGAGGGGACTAAGGCTGTTACTAAGTTTACTAGTTCTTAGATTTCTCGATTCTGAAGTTTATGTAATTAAGCCTGAtgaatgagtgaatgaatgattaTCGATTTGTTTGAAATTGATTCGGATTCCTGTGTTTTGCGATTGAATTAATTACGGAGTAATGAATTGTTATTGGCTGATTGAACACTTACAGCAATGAGTTAGTATACTGAGTAAGAACTTTATGAATCTCGTAGAGAAGCGTGTGGTAATTTCGCGAGAATACAGTCATACAGATAAACGCAACATTCCTGATTGTTGTGATATTGTGCGAGTGTGACAGTAAGATTGTGAAGCTGGAGTTGTTGGTTTTCGTTATTATTGATTCTggttatttgatgtttttttctATTAACCTATTTCTGTAAATCTGTAATGGTGTGTGATTATGTTTGAACAGCAGTCGATAAGTTACGTCTTTGACTATGTTTGTACTTTCTTAAAAGGATCGATGGACTAGGTACCTGAAATGGTGTGTGATTTTGCGGATGTCTTTGCATTTGTGATTTGCATTAATTCTCTAGTGTTTCGTGGAGTATAATTTCTGCATATGCGTTGTACTGTACTGTGAATACTGTTTGATAGCTGGTTCTGACGATGTTGTTGTTGTAAGTTAGGTAGTTTGATGCTATTTGGTACCAATGGACGAGATTAAGCTAAAACCGCACCTGAGTAAAAACTTGAAGAAGCTCCTAAAAAAGCTTGTAGCAAATCGGGAGAATGCTTATAATGGCTACTTACTGAATGTCTGTATTTTCTGATTGTCGCGACAT
It includes:
- the LOC141638506 gene encoding histone H2B.3-like, whose protein sequence is MAPKTDKKPAEKKPAEKAVAAEKAPAEKKLKAGKKLPKEAGAAAAGDKKKKRNKKSVETYKIYIFKVLKQVHPDIGISSKAMSIMNSFINDIFEKLAQESSKLARYNKKPTITSREIQTAVRLVLPGELAKHAVSEGTKAVTKFTSS